One Ramlibacter agri genomic window, CGTAAGCGAGCGCCTGACTGGCGCCCGCGCGGAGCTGCGCCGCACCCGCATCGTCTCGCCGACCGATGGCACCGTGGTCGGACTGGCCATCCAGGCCCCCGGAGCCGTGGTACCCGAAGGCTCCAGGATCATGGACATCGTGCCGGTCCATGAAGGGCTCCTCATCGAGGCCATGGTGCCGCCCGACGTGGTGGACCACGTGCATGGCGGCCTGGCGGCTGACGTGCGCTTCACCGGCTTTCCCGACCTGCCTTTCCTGGCGGTCGATGGCCGCGTGCTGTCGGTGTCGGCGGACCGGATCGAGCAGCAAGGTGACCGACCGGCGCACTTCCTGGCCCGGGTAGAGATCACGCCGGCCGGGTGGAAGGAGCTGGGCAAGCGCCGCTTGCAGCCCGGCATGACCGCGGAAGTGATGATCAAGACCGGCGAGCGGACCCTGCTGGCCTACCTGATGAAGCCGTTGGTGCGCCGCACCGCGGGTGCGATGACCGAGTTCTAGGCGCGGCTGCCTCAGGCGCCCCCGGCAGCCTCCGCCGCCTCGATCTCGCCGCTCAACTCCAGCCAGCGCTCCTCCAGCGTCTCGAGCTCGTCGCCGATGGCTTTCAGCCGCCGGCCCGCGTCGGCGATCTCCGCCGGCGGCAAGGGCGTGGCCAGGCGCGCTTCCAGCGCCACCTTTTCCGGCTCCAGCGTGGCCATGCGCAGCTCGGCCTGCTGCAGCTCCTTCTTCAGCGGCTTCAGGCGCGCCTGCAAGGCCTGGCGCTGCTGCGCCAGCAGCTTGCGCTGTTCCTGCGGGTTGACGCGCGGCTCGTTCGTGGCCGGCCCACTTTGTGCGGCCACCTGCTCGCGCAGTCGGCGCGACTCTTCCAGCAGGTAGCGCTGGTAGTCGTCGAGGTCGCCGTCGAAGGGCGCCACGCCGCCGCGGCCGACGAGCCAGAACTCGTCGCACACGGCGCGCAGCAGCGCGCGGTCGTGGCTGACCAGCATCACAGTGCCTTCGAACTCGTTGAGCGCCATCGAGAGCGCCTCGCGCGTGGCCAGGTCCAGGTGGTTGGTCGGTTCGTCCAGCAGCAGCAGGTTGGGGCGCTGCCAGACGATCATCGCCAGCACCAGCCGCGCCTTCTCGCCGCCGCTCATGGAGCCCACGGCCTGCGACACCATGTCGCCGGTGAAGAGGAACTGGCCCAGGTAGTTGCGCAGGTCCTGCTCGCGGTCCGACTGGCCGGTGGCGGCCGCCAGCTCGCGCGCCAGGCGCACCATGTGCTCCAGCGGCGTGTCCTGCGGGCGCAGCACGTCCAGTTCCTGCTGCGCGAAGTAGCCGATCGCCAGGCCCTTGCCTTCGGTCACGCGGCCCGCCAGCGGCGGCATGGTGCGCGCGATGGTCTTCACCAAGGTCGACTTGCCCTGGCCGTTGGCGCCCAGGATGCCGATGCGCTGGCCGGCCAGCACGGAGCGGCTCACGTCGCGCAGGATCACCTTGTCGCCGTAGCCGAAAGCCGCATCCTGGATCGCCAGCATCGGGTTCGGCAGGTTCTGCGGCTCCTTGAACTCGAAGGTGAATTCCGCGTCGGCGAGCACCGGCGCGATCTTCTCCATGCGTTCCAGCGCCTTCACGCGGCTCTGCGCCTGCTTGGCCTTGGTCGCCTTGGCCTTGAAGCGGTCGATGAACTTCTGCAGGTGCGCGATCTTGTCCTGCTGCTTCGCGTAGGCGGACTGCTGCAGCTCCAGCTGCTGCGCGCGCAGCAGCTCGAAGGCGCTGTAGTTGCCGCCGTAGCGCGTGAGCTGCTGGTTTGCAATGTGGATCGTCACGTTGGTCACCGCATCGAGGAACTCGCGGTCGTGGCTGATCACCACCAGCGTGCCGGTGTAGCGTTGCAGCCAGCCTTCCAGCCAGACCAGGGCGTCCAGGTCCAGGTGGTTGGTGGGTTCGTCCAGCAGCAGCAGGTCCGAAGGCGCCATCAGCGCGCGGGCCAGCTGCAGGCGCATGCGCCAGCCGCCGGAGAAGCTGTTGACGGGCCGCTCCAGTTCGTCCGGCTTGAAACCCAGGCCCAGGATCAGCGACTGCGCGCGCGGTGCGGCGTCGTGCGACCCGGCGTCGGCCAGGTCGGAGTGCGCGTGGGCGATGGCGATGCCGTCGCCACTGGCCTCTGCGGCGGCAAGCTGCTCGTGCAGTTCCACCAGGCGCGTGTCGCCGGCCAGCACGAAGCCGGTGGCCGACTCCTCGGTCTCCGGCATGTTCTGCGCGACCTGCGCGATGCGCCATTGCGAGGGCATGGCGAAGTCGCCGCTGTCCTCGTGCAGTTGCCCGGTCAGCAGGGCGAACAGGGTCGACTTGCCGGCGCCGTTGCGGCCGACCAGGCCCACCTTCTCGCCGGGGTTGATCGTGACCGAGACGCCGTCCAGCAGCACCTTGGCGCCACGGCGCAAGGTGACGTTGCGCAGCGTGATCACTTGTTCAGCTTGGCCAAGGCTTGCGCAAAATCGTCCAGCAGGTCCTGCGTGGCTTCGATGCCCAGCGACACGCGGACCAGCGACTCCGCGATGTCCATGCTTTGCCGCATCTCCTGGCCCATCTCCCAGAAGATGGTCAGCGCCGCGGGCAGGGCCAGCGTGCGGTTGTCGCCCAGGTGGCTGGACTTGATGACCAGCTGCAGTTCATTCAACAGCGCCACGGGGCTCACGCCATCCACGGTCTCGAAGCTGAGCAGGCCGCCGAAGCCGCTGAACAGCTCGCTGGCCCGCGCATGCTGCGCGTGGCTGGCGAGGCCCGGGTAGTGCACCTTGCGGACCAGCGGCTGCTGCTCCAGGAAGCGCGCCAGGGCGAGCGCGTTGGCGTTGGTGCGCTCCATGCGCAGGCCCAGCGTCTCGGCGCCGGCGGCGATGCGGTGGCCGTGTTCGGACGACAGCGTGCCGCCCAGGTCGCGCAGGCCCTTCTTGCGGATCTGCAGCAGGCCCCAGGCCGTGGGCGGTCCCTTGCGGTAGTTAGGGTACAGGTTGACGTACTGGTCCCAGTCGAACAGGCCGGTGTCGGACACCGAGCCGCCCAGCGCGTTGCCGTGGCCGCAGATGCCCTTGGACAGCGAGTGGATCACGAGGGACGCACCGACGCTCTTGGGACGGAACAATTGCGGCGTGGTCAGCGTGTTGTCGACGATGTAGACGATGCCGCGCGCCTGGCAGACCTTGCCGATGCCGGCCAAGTCAGCCACTTGCGTGCGCGGATTGGCGATGGTCTCGACGAACACCATGCGGGTCTCGGGGCGCAGCGCCGCTTCGACGTTCTTCGCCTCGGTCGCGTCGACCAGGGTCACCTCGCAGCCCATCTGGCTCAGCGTGTTGAACCAGCTGGCCGTGTTGCCGAACAGGAAACGGCTGGCCACGACGTGGTCGCCCTTCTTCAACAGCGCCACCATGGTGGAAATGATGGCGGCCATGCCGCTGGCGAAGCTGACCGTGCCGACGGCTTCTTCCATCAGCGTGACCTTGGCCTCCAGCGCGGCGGTGGTGGGGTTGCCCTGGCGGCCGTAGACGTAGCCGCTCTTGTCGCCCTGGAAGACGGAGACCAGGTCTTCGGCGCGTTCGTAGCCATAGCCGGTGGCGATGTGCAGGGGCTTGTGGGTGGCACCGTGCTCGATGCCGGCCGCGCGGTCGGCGTGGAGGATGCGGGTGGAAAGGTCGCGGGTCATTACGGGGATTTTCGCAGGTCTGGAGCCGCCGGATCGGCAAGGAGGGATTGGGCGAGGCGGCGGGCGTTCAAGGGCAGGGCGGAGAGGCTGCGCGCGCACAGCAGCAGCTGGCGTTCGGCCCAGGGTTCGGCGATCGCAATGAAGCGCGGCGCGCCCCGGCCCGTTTGCCTTTGCGCCACCGCGGCGGGCACGACGCCGACGCCCACGCCTTGCTCCACCATGCGGCAGACGGCCTCGAAGCTGCCGACGCGCACCCGCAGCGCCAGCCGCCGGCCCGCCTTGGCCGCCACGTGGTCCTGCAGCGGGTTGCCTGCGGCCAGGCCGACGAAGGCATCGCCGGCAGCCTCGGCCAAGGCGATGCGCTTGCGGCGCGCCAGCGCATGGCCGGCGGGCACGGCCAGCACCAGCGGATCGGGCCGGAAGGGGAAACTTTCGAGGCCTGCGACGTCGGCCACGTCGGTGACCACGCCCAGGTCGCAGCGGCCGGCGCGCAGGGCGGCGACGATGTCTTCGCTGCTGCGCTCCTCCACGTCCAGGGTCACCCGCGGGTAGGCCGCCAGGAAGCGCGCCAGCGGCCCCGGCAGGTGTTCCGCCATGGCGGTGGTGTTGCACAGCAGGCGCACGTGGCCGCTGAGGCCTGCGCCGTACTCGCCCAGTTCACCGCGCAGGCGCTCCATCTGCTCCAGCACCAGGCGCGCGTGGTGCACCAGCGTGTGGCCGGCGTCGGTGGGCCGGACGCCTTGCGGCGAGCGATCCAGCAGCGGCGCGCCCAGCGCATCCTCCATCGCCAGCACGCGCTGGCTGGCGGAGGCCAGGGTCATGTGCGTGCGCGCGGCGCCGCCGGTGATGCTGCCGGCCTCCACGATGTTGGCGAACAGGCGCAGGTCGGTGAGGTCGAAGCGCATGGACGCAAGTTAGCACGGCGGGGCTCAGGCAGTGCCTGAGGCCGGGTGTGCGACTTCCGCATTGGCGGCGCCGCCTGCCGGCGCGAGACTCGCCGCATGCAGATGGAAATCGAAGTCGCGGCGGCCGCAGTGTTCGTGCTGGCCGGTGTCGTCAAGGGTGTCATCGGCCTCGGCTTGCCGACGCTCTCGATGGCGCTGCTGGCCCTGTGGATGCCGCCGGCCGCCGCGGCGGCCTTGCTGGTCGTGCCTTCGCTCGTGACCAACGTGCTGCAGATGCGGCCCTGGAGCAGCCTGGGCCGCACGCTGCGCAGGCTGGGCGGCTTGCAGGTGGGCATCGTCGTAGGCACGTTGGCCGGGGCCTGGGCTTTCGACGGGCTGGCCAGCGAGATCGCGGCCGAGGCCCTGGGCGTCGCGCTGGTGGCCTATGCGGCCTGGGGCCTGCTGGGACGTCCCGTCGAAGTCCCCCTGCGCCACGAAGCCTGGCTGGGCCCGCTGTGCGGCGTCGTGACCGGCGCCATCACCGCCTGGACCGGCGTCTTCGTGCTGCCCGCCGTCATCTACCTGCAAGGCCTGCGCCTGGAGCGCGACGACCTGGTGCAGGCCATGGGCATCTGCTTCACGACTTCGACCTTGGCGCTGGGCGCGGTGCTGCTGCTGCAGGGCCGCTATCCGGCGGCCGCGGCCGGCACTTCGGTCGTGATGCTGCTGCCCGCACTGGCCGGCATGGCTCTTGGCCAATGGGTGCGCCAGCGCCTGCCGCTGGCGGTCTTCCGCCGCTGCTTCTTCTTCGGCCTCGCGGTGCTGGGCGGCTACGACGCGCTGAGGGCCCCGATCGCTTCCCTCGTGAGCAGCAGCACCTGATCGTCGCCGGCGCTGGTCTCCAGCCACACCGCTTCCAGGCGCGGGAACGCCTGCTCGAAGTTTTCGCGCTCGTTGCCGATCTCCAGTACCAGCACGGCATGCGGGCTCATGCGGGAAGGCGCGTCGCGCAGCAGGGCGCGGATGAAGTCCATGCCGTCGCTGCCGCCATGCAGCGCCAGCTCCGGTTCCGCGCGGTACTCCGCCGGCAGCGCCGCCATGCTCGTTGCGTTGACGTACGGCGGGTTGCAGAGAATCAGGTCGTAGGGGCCGGGCAGGGCGGTGAGGCCGTCCGATTGCAGCAGCTGGATGCGCTGCTGCAGTCCGTGCTTCTCCACGTTGATGCCGGCCACCGCCAGCGCGTCGTCCGAGATGTCGGCGGCGTCGACCTGCACGTCCGGGTAGGCCATGGCGGCCAGCACGGCGAGGCTGCCGTTGCCGGTGCACAGGTCCAGCACCTTCTCCGTGCGTTCGCTCAGCCAGGCGTCGATGGTGCCGTGGGCCAGCAGCTCCGCGATGAAGCTGCGCGGCACGATGGCCCGTTCATCCACGTAGAAGGGCACGCCCTGCAGCCAGGCCTCGCGCGTGAGGTAGGCCGCGGGCTTGCGGGTGGCGATGCGCTGCTGCAGCAGCTCGCGCGCCGCAGCCTCTTCGTGCGGCAGCAGCACGCGCTCGGCATGGGCATCCAGTTCGTCCAGCGGCAGGCCCAGGTGCCACAGCACCAGCCACACCGCTTCGTCGGAGGCGTTGGTGGTGCCGTGGCCGAAGCTCACGCCGGCCGTTTCCAGCTCGCCGGCCAGCTGTTCGACGAGCGCGATCAGCTTCATAGGGCTTCCAGGTTTTCGAGCACGCGGCGGTAGATGTCCTTCAGCGGATCCAGGTCCGCCACCCGCACGTGCTCGTCGATCTTGTGGATGCTGGCGTTGATCGGCCCGAACTCGATCACCTGCGGGCAGATGCGCGAGATGAAGCGGCCGTCGCTGGTGCCGCCGGTGGTGGAGAGCTCGGTCTCCACGCCCGTCGTCGCGCGGATCGCCTTCTGGACGGCGCCGACCAGTTCACCCGGCGTCGTCAGGAAAGGCTGGCCGCCGACGACCCAGGCCAGCTGGTAGTCGAGGCCATGCCGGTCCAGGACGGCGTGGACGCGCTTCTGCAGGTCGTCCGCGGTGCTGACGCTGGCGAAGCGGAAGTTGAAGTCGATCACCACCGAGCCCGGGATGATGTTGCCCGCGCCGGTGCCGCCGTGGATGTTGCTCACCTGGAAGCTGGTGGGCGGGAAGAACTCGTTGCCGCGGTCCCATTCGGTCTTCGCCAATTCGTCCAGCGCCGGCAAGGCCTGGTGGATCGGGTTGCGGGCCAGCTGCGGGTAGGCGATGTGGCCCTGGATGCCCTTGACGGTGAGCTTGCCGGTGAGGCTGCCACGGCGGCCGTTCTTGATCATGTCGCCCAGCTTCTCCACCGAGGTCGGCTCGCCGACGATGCAGAAGTCCAGCTTCTCGCCGCGCTGCTGGAGTTTTTCGCAGACCACCACGGTGCCGTCGATGCTGGGACCCTCCTCGTCGCTCGTGATCAGGAAGGCGATGCCGAGCCGTGGGTCCTGGTGGGTGGCGAGGAACTCCTCGACCGCCACGGCAAAGGCGGCGATGGAAGTCTTCATGTCCGCCGCGCCGCGCCCGTAGAGATTGCCGTTGCGGTGGCTGGGCACGAAGGGGTCGCTCGTCCACTGCTCCAGCGGGCCGGTGGGCACGACGTCCGTGTGGCCGGCAAACACCAGCGTGCGGCCGCTGCGGCCGGGCCGCTTGGCCCAGAGGTTGGTCACGCGGAAGGTGTCGGGGCCGCTCGTGATGGTTTCGCAGGCGAAACCCAGCGGCTGCAGCCGGGCGGCGAGGATGGGCTGGCATTGCCCGTCGTCGGGCGTGACCGAGCGCTGGGCGATCAGCTGCTCGGTCAGGTAGAGCGTGTTGGACATTGCCCGTAGTTTACGGGCGCATCCTCAATGCTTGACGTCGAGAGTGATCTCGGTGAACGACGGCTCGTCGTCGAGGTCGATGTCGGTGTCGCCGTCGTTGCCCATGGCCGTTGCGGCCGTCGCCTGGTTCTGCAGGCGCCATTGCAGGTTGGTGGGCGAGTCGGCGTAGGCCAGGCCTTCCTTCTTGTCCACCGTGCCGTCGAGGATGAGGCGCGCGATGTCCTGCTCGAAGGTCTGCGAGCCTTCGGCCATGGACTTTTCCATCGCCTCCTTCACGCCGGAGAAGTCGCCCTTCTCGATCAGCTCGGACACCAGCTTGGTGTTGAGCATCACCTCCACCGCCGGCGCGCGGCCGCCGTTGACGGTGCGCAGCAGGCGCTGCGACACGATGGCCTTCAGCGCCGCCGCCAGGTCGCCCAGCATCGTGGGCCGCACTTCGACGGGGTAGAAGGACAGCACCCGGTTCAGCGCCTGGTAGCTGTTGTTGGCGTGCATGGTCGCCAGGCACAGGTGGCCCGACTGCGCGTACGCGATGGCCGCGGACATGGTCTCGCGGTCGCGGATTTCGCCGATCAGGATGACGTCCGGCGCCTGCCGCAGCGCGTTCTTCAGCGCGGTCTGCAGCGACTGCGTGTCGCTGCCCACCTCGCGCTGGTTCACCACGCACTTCTTGTTCCTGAAGATGAACTCCACCGGGTCCTCGATGGTGAGGATGTGGCCGGTCGTGTTCTCGTTGCGGTGGTCCATCATCGCCGCCAGCGTGGTGGACTTGCCGGCGCCGGTGGAGCCCACCATCAGCAGCAGGCCGCGCTTTTCCATGATCAGCTCGCCGAGGATCATGGGCACGGAGAGCGAGCCCAGCGGCGGGATCTCGGTGGCGATGTAGCGGATGACGGCGGCGATGCTGCCGCGCTGGCGCATGGCGGAGAAGCGGAAATTGCCGGCGCCTTCCACGGCGTGGGCCATGTTCAGTTCACCGGTCTGGTCCAGTTCGTCCATGCGGTGCGCGGGCAGCACCTCGGCCAGCAGCGCGCGCGGCGCGTCGGCCGGCAACAACTGGTTGTTGATCGGCACGGCCTGGCCGTTGATCTTGATCATCGCCGGCGCGTTGGCCGACAGGTACACGTCGGATGCCTTCTTCTCGGACATCAGACGCAGGATCCGCTCCATCGTCCCCATGGACACTCCTTCCCCTTGCGGGCCTCAGTCTCGCAGAAGATCGTTGAGGCTGACCTTGGCGCGCGTCGCAGCCGTGACCTTCTTCACGATCACGGCGCAATACAGGCTGTGGCTGCCGTCCTTGGAGGGCAGGTTGCCGCTGACCACCACCGAGCCGGCCGGGACGCGGCCGTAGTGGATCTCGCCCGTTTCGCGGTCGTAGATCTTGGTGCTCTGGCCGATGTACACGCCCATGGAGATCACCGAGTTCTCCTCGACGATCACGCCTTCCACCACCTCGGAGCGGGCGCCGATGAAGCAGTTGTCCTCGATGATGGTCGGGTTGGCCTGCAGCGGCTCCAGCACGCCGCCGAGGCCCACGCCGCCGGAGAGGTGCACGTTCTTGCCGACCTGCGCGCAGGAACCGACGGTGGCCCAGGTGTCGACCATGGTGCCTTCGTCGACGTAGGCGCCGATGTTCACGTAGGAGGGCATCAGGATCGCGCCCTTGGCGATGAAGCTGCCGCGGCGGGCCACGGCCGGGGGCACCACGCGCACGCCGGTGGCGGCCATTTCCTCGGGAGTCAGGTGCGCGAACTTGGTCTGCACCTTGTCGAAGAAGGCCAGGTCGCCGGCCTTCATGACGACGTTGTCGTACAGGCGGAAGGACAGCAGCACCGCCTTCTTCACCCACTGGTGCACCGTCCACTTGCCCACGCCTTCGCGGGTGGCCACGCGCAGCTTGCCCGTGTTCAGCTCGGCGATCACGTGCTCCACCGCGTCGCGCACTTCCTTCGAAGCGGAGGTGGCGGAGATGGTGGCGCGGTTGTCCCACGCGGTGTCGATGATTTGCTGGAGCTGTTGGGTCATGGGGAGTTCTTCTTGACGAATTGGACGATGCGCTGCGCGGCTTCCAGGCATTCGGCGGTATCCGCCACCAGGGCCATGCGCACGCGCCCGGCGCCGGGGTTGAAGCCGCCCGCCTCGCGGGCCAGGTAGCTGCCCGGCAGCACGGTCACATTGTATTGAGCCAGGAGCTCGCGGGCGAAATCGGTGTCGCTTCCACGCACCCCGGCCCACAGATAGAAGCTGGCGTCGGGCAGCTTGACGTTCAGCACTTCCGCCAGCAGGGGCTCGACCTGCGCGAACTTGCGCCGGTACTGCTCGCGGTTGTCCACGACGTGAGCCTCGTCGTTCCAGGCGGCGATGCTGGCCTGCTGCACGATCGGGCTCATCGCGCTGCCGTGGTAGGTGCGATAGAGCAGGAACTGTTTCAGGATGTTCGCGTCACCGGCCACGAAGCCGCTGCGCATGCCCGGCACGTTGCTGCGCTTGGACAGGCTGGTGAAGGCCACCAGCTTGCGGAAATCGGTGCGACCCAGCTTGGCCGCCGCTTCCAGGCCGCCCAGCGGCGGCTCGTCGCGGAAGTAGATCTCGCTGTAGCACTCGTCGGAGGCGATGATGAAGCCGTACTTGTCCTGCAGGGCAAACAGCTTTTCCCACTCGGACAGCGGCATGACGGCGCCCGTGGGGTTGCCGGGAGAGCACACGAAGATCAGCTGCGTCTTCGCCCAGGTGGCCTCCGGCACGCTGTCCCAGTCCACCGCGAAATTGCGCTTCGGGTCGCTGGGCGCGTAGTACGGCTCGGCGCCGGCCAGCAGGGCCGCGCCTTCGTAGATCTGGTAGAACGGATTCGGGCAGACCACCACCGCCGGCCGGGTCGGGTCGATCACCGTCTGGGCAAAGGAGAACAGCGCCTCGCGCGAGCCGTTGACGGGCAGCACCTGCGTGGCCGCGTCCACCGGGAAGCCGTAGCGGCGTTGCAGCCAGCCGGCGCAGGCAGCGCGCAGTTCCGGCGTGCCGGCCGTGGGCGGGTAGCCGGTCAGGTCGTGGCCGGGCTGGTCCAGGGCCGCCACCAGGGCGTCCTTGATGAACTGGGGCGTGGGGTGCTTGGGCTCGCCGATGCCCAGGCTGATGGGCCGGTAGGCGGGGTTGGGCTGGACGCCTTCGAACAGTTCCCGCAGCCGCGCGAAGGGGTAGGGCTGCAGGCGGGACAACAAGGGGTTCATCCCCGGATTATCCCCGGGCCGGCAGCCACCCCGAATTGACGCGGGACTGGCCCGGCTTTCCAATAGCTCCATGGCTGCCGTCGACCTGCGTGCGAGCGACCTGCGCTTCCTGGCGCCGCTGGCGCTGCTCGCCCTTACGCTGAACGCAGCGCTGCACGACCCGCGTCATGCGGCTGTCGGCACCTTCGTGGTCTACATGCTGGTCGCCTCGCTGGAGGCGGCCTGGCCGGCGCTGGCCCGCTCGCCGGCGGCGGCGCGCCAGCCCTGGCTGCCTTGGCTGCTGCGGCTGCACGTGCCCCTGCAGTTGCTGCTGCTGGCGGCCGGCGCCTGGGCCGCAGCCCGCGTCGGCTGGCTGGCGGTGGCGGGCCTGGGGTATGCGGTGGGCTTCATCACCGGCGCGCAAGGCATCACTTTCGCCCACGAGCTGGGGCACGGCCGGCGGCGGGCCGACCGGGCACTGGCGTGGGTGCTGATGACGTCGGTCGGCTATCCGCAGTTCATGGTGGAGCACTACCGCGGACACCACGTGCGGGCGGCGACCTGGAGCGATCCCGCCTCGGCGCGTCCCGGCGAGAGCCTGTGGCGCTTCTTGCCGCGGACGGTGCTGGGGAGCACCCGGAGCGCGTGGCAGCTGGAGGCGCAGCGCCTCGCGCAGTTCGGTCGCGGGTGGATGCGCAGTCCCTTGCTGTGGGCGAGCGCCGTCTACGTGGGCGGCTTGCTGCTGCTGGCGGTGGCCGGCCAGTGGCACGCGCTGGTGTTCTGGCTCGTGCAATCGGCTTTCGCGGTCTGGCTGCTGGAGACCGTCAACTACATCGAGCACTACGGCTTGCAGCGCGCCATCGGGCCCGACGGCCGGCCCGAGCCCTTCGGCGTGGCGCACGCGTGGAACACCGATCATGTCCTCAGCAACAGCCTGCTGGCCAACCTGCAGCGCCATTCGGACCACCACATGCACGCCCTGGAAGCCGTTCCCGGAGCTCGAGCCCTTGCCGGGCGCGCAGTTGCCCACGGGCTATTCGGGTTGCCTGCTGCTGGCGACCATGCCTCCGCTCTGGTTCGCGGTCATGCACCCGCGCATGCGCGCAACGACCGAGCCGGTGGCGGCCCTGTAGGCTGGGTTGCGCGCCAGCGCACCCCAGCTAGATCCCGAGGTAGCGGGTCCAGAGCGCCCGGTCGGCGGAAAGTGCCTGCGACGTCCCTGTCCACACGACACGTCCTTTCTCCAGGATCACGTGCCGGTCCGCCAACCCCACCAGCCGCTGCACGTACTTGTCGATCACCAGCATCGAATGCCCGCCATCGCGCAGCACGCCCAGCACGCGCCAGATCTCCTCGCGCACCAGCGGCGCGAGCCCTTCGCTGGCCTCGTCCAGGATCAACAGCCGCGGATTGGTGGCCAGCGCGCGCGCCATGGCCAGCATCTGCTGCTCGCCCCCGGACAGCTGGTCGCCGCGGTGGCCGCGCCGCTCGGCCAGCCGCGGAAACAAGTCCCAGAGCTTGTCCGGCGTCCACGGGCCGGGGCGGGTGAAGGCCTCCAGGTGTTCCCGCACCGAAAGATTCGGAAAGACCTGGCGCCCCTCCGGAACCAGCGCGATGCCGCGACGGGCCACCTCGTGCGCGGGCCGGCCCGCGATCGGCTCGCCCAGGAAAGCCACGCCGCCGGACCAGGGTGGCAGCAACTGCATCACCGCGTTCACCAGCGTCGTCTTGCCCATGCCGTTGCGTCCCAGCAGGCCCACGATCTCGCCCGCGCGGAGCTCGAGATCGACGTCGAACAGCACCTGGCTGCGGCCATAGCCGGCGTTCAGGCCGCGCACGGCGAGCAGTTCGTTCATGCGGCCTCGCCCAGGTAGGCGGCCAGCACCCGCGGGTCGCTGCGCACCTGCGCCGGCGGCCCGCTCGCGATCACGGCGCCGCCCACCAGCACCGACACACGATCGGCCAGCCGGAACACCGCTTCCACGTCGTGCTCGATCAGCAATACGGCGCATTCGCCGCGCAGGGCCGCGATGCGCTCGCCCATGGCCAGCGACTCCTGCGCGCCGAGGCCGGCCATCGGTTCGTCCAGCAGCAGCAGGCGGGGCCGCGTCGCCAGCGCCAGCGCCACTTCCAGCGCGCGCTGCTCCCCGTGCGAGAGTTCATCGACTTGCACGGCGCCGCGCCCTTCCAGCCCGGCCCGGGCGAGGAGTCCGGGCGGAACGGCGGCGCCGCAGGCCACGCCCGCGAACGCCAGGTGTTCGGCCACCGTGAGGCTGTGGAACAGGCGCGTCACCTGGAAAGAGCGGACCAGCCCGCGGCGCGCACGCGCGTGCAT contains:
- a CDS encoding LysR family transcriptional regulator encodes the protein MRFDLTDLRLFANIVEAGSITGGAARTHMTLASASQRVLAMEDALGAPLLDRSPQGVRPTDAGHTLVHHARLVLEQMERLRGELGEYGAGLSGHVRLLCNTTAMAEHLPGPLARFLAAYPRVTLDVEERSSEDIVAALRAGRCDLGVVTDVADVAGLESFPFRPDPLVLAVPAGHALARRKRIALAEAAGDAFVGLAAGNPLQDHVAAKAGRRLALRVRVGSFEAVCRMVEQGVGVGVVPAAVAQRQTGRGAPRFIAIAEPWAERQLLLCARSLSALPLNARRLAQSLLADPAAPDLRKSP
- a CDS encoding PilT/PilU family type 4a pilus ATPase, which codes for MGTMERILRLMSEKKASDVYLSANAPAMIKINGQAVPINNQLLPADAPRALLAEVLPAHRMDELDQTGELNMAHAVEGAGNFRFSAMRQRGSIAAVIRYIATEIPPLGSLSVPMILGELIMEKRGLLLMVGSTGAGKSTTLAAMMDHRNENTTGHILTIEDPVEFIFRNKKCVVNQREVGSDTQSLQTALKNALRQAPDVILIGEIRDRETMSAAIAYAQSGHLCLATMHANNSYQALNRVLSFYPVEVRPTMLGDLAAALKAIVSQRLLRTVNGGRAPAVEVMLNTKLVSELIEKGDFSGVKEAMEKSMAEGSQTFEQDIARLILDGTVDKKEGLAYADSPTNLQWRLQNQATAATAMGNDGDTDIDLDDEPSFTEITLDVKH
- a CDS encoding cystathionine gamma-synthase family protein, with amino-acid sequence MTRDLSTRILHADRAAGIEHGATHKPLHIATGYGYERAEDLVSVFQGDKSGYVYGRQGNPTTAALEAKVTLMEEAVGTVSFASGMAAIISTMVALLKKGDHVVASRFLFGNTASWFNTLSQMGCEVTLVDATEAKNVEAALRPETRMVFVETIANPRTQVADLAGIGKVCQARGIVYIVDNTLTTPQLFRPKSVGASLVIHSLSKGICGHGNALGGSVSDTGLFDWDQYVNLYPNYRKGPPTAWGLLQIRKKGLRDLGGTLSSEHGHRIAAGAETLGLRMERTNANALALARFLEQQPLVRKVHYPGLASHAQHARASELFSGFGGLLSFETVDGVSPVALLNELQLVIKSSHLGDNRTLALPAALTIFWEMGQEMRQSMDIAESLVRVSLGIEATQDLLDDFAQALAKLNK
- a CDS encoding sulfite exporter TauE/SafE family protein; this translates as MQMEIEVAAAAVFVLAGVVKGVIGLGLPTLSMALLALWMPPAAAAALLVVPSLVTNVLQMRPWSSLGRTLRRLGGLQVGIVVGTLAGAWAFDGLASEIAAEALGVALVAYAAWGLLGRPVEVPLRHEAWLGPLCGVVTGAITAWTGVFVLPAVIYLQGLRLERDDLVQAMGICFTTSTLALGAVLLLQGRYPAAAAGTSVVMLLPALAGMALGQWVRQRLPLAVFRRCFFFGLAVLGGYDALRAPIASLVSSST
- the prmB gene encoding 50S ribosomal protein L3 N(5)-glutamine methyltransferase, producing MKLIALVEQLAGELETAGVSFGHGTTNASDEAVWLVLWHLGLPLDELDAHAERVLLPHEEAAARELLQQRIATRKPAAYLTREAWLQGVPFYVDERAIVPRSFIAELLAHGTIDAWLSERTEKVLDLCTGNGSLAVLAAMAYPDVQVDAADISDDALAVAGINVEKHGLQQRIQLLQSDGLTALPGPYDLILCNPPYVNATSMAALPAEYRAEPELALHGGSDGMDFIRALLRDAPSRMSPHAVLVLEIGNERENFEQAFPRLEAVWLETSAGDDQVLLLTREAIGALSAS
- the dapE gene encoding succinyl-diaminopimelate desuccinylase, encoding MSNTLYLTEQLIAQRSVTPDDGQCQPILAARLQPLGFACETITSGPDTFRVTNLWAKRPGRSGRTLVFAGHTDVVPTGPLEQWTSDPFVPSHRNGNLYGRGAADMKTSIAAFAVAVEEFLATHQDPRLGIAFLITSDEEGPSIDGTVVVCEKLQQRGEKLDFCIVGEPTSVEKLGDMIKNGRRGSLTGKLTVKGIQGHIAYPQLARNPIHQALPALDELAKTEWDRGNEFFPPTSFQVSNIHGGTGAGNIIPGSVVIDFNFRFASVSTADDLQKRVHAVLDRHGLDYQLAWVVGGQPFLTTPGELVGAVQKAIRATTGVETELSTTGGTSDGRFISRICPQVIEFGPINASIHKIDEHVRVADLDPLKDIYRRVLENLEAL
- a CDS encoding ATP-binding cassette domain-containing protein; this translates as MITLRNVTLRRGAKVLLDGVSVTINPGEKVGLVGRNGAGKSTLFALLTGQLHEDSGDFAMPSQWRIAQVAQNMPETEESATGFVLAGDTRLVELHEQLAAAEASGDGIAIAHAHSDLADAGSHDAAPRAQSLILGLGFKPDELERPVNSFSGGWRMRLQLARALMAPSDLLLLDEPTNHLDLDALVWLEGWLQRYTGTLVVISHDREFLDAVTNVTIHIANQQLTRYGGNYSAFELLRAQQLELQQSAYAKQQDKIAHLQKFIDRFKAKATKAKQAQSRVKALERMEKIAPVLADAEFTFEFKEPQNLPNPMLAIQDAAFGYGDKVILRDVSRSVLAGQRIGILGANGQGKSTLVKTIARTMPPLAGRVTEGKGLAIGYFAQQELDVLRPQDTPLEHMVRLARELAAATGQSDREQDLRNYLGQFLFTGDMVSQAVGSMSGGEKARLVLAMIVWQRPNLLLLDEPTNHLDLATREALSMALNEFEGTVMLVSHDRALLRAVCDEFWLVGRGGVAPFDGDLDDYQRYLLEESRRLREQVAAQSGPATNEPRVNPQEQRKLLAQQRQALQARLKPLKKELQQAELRMATLEPEKVALEARLATPLPPAEIADAGRRLKAIGDELETLEERWLELSGEIEAAEAAGGA